In the Candidatus Limnocylindria bacterium genome, one interval contains:
- a CDS encoding MFS transporter — translation MREYAPPGTRLLLASAFVSTVPMGYLLVVLPLYLDRAGIQPAFIGLLYTVSGLVASLIVAFSGVLADRWGRRRFIVAGTLLPVPSYLVFATTMEPAWLVAASILGGVGLANGAAGALTISSFDALLAEKAGEAQRTRVFAASQALWSLALAGGSVAAAVPTLLRTSYGVGELES, via the coding sequence ATGCGCGAGTACGCACCGCCCGGCACGCGTCTGCTGCTCGCAAGCGCCTTCGTATCGACGGTGCCGATGGGCTACCTGCTCGTCGTGCTGCCGCTCTACCTCGACCGCGCGGGCATCCAGCCGGCGTTCATCGGGCTCCTCTACACGGTCTCCGGACTGGTGGCGTCGCTCATCGTCGCCTTCTCGGGCGTCCTCGCCGACCGGTGGGGCAGGCGTCGTTTCATCGTCGCCGGGACGCTGCTTCCGGTGCCGAGCTACCTCGTCTTCGCCACGACGATGGAGCCGGCGTGGCTGGTCGCGGCGAGCATCCTCGGTGGCGTCGGCCTCGCGAACGGCGCGGCCGGAGCACTGACGATCTCGAGCTTCGACGCGCTGCTCGCAGAGAAGGCGGGCGAGGCGCAGCGCACGCGCGTGTTCGCGGCGAGTCAGGCGCTCTGGAGCCTCGCCCTTGCGGGCGGATCCGTCGCCGCGGCCGTGCCAACGCTGCTCCGAACGAGCTATGGCGTTGGCGAACTCGAGAGC
- the rny gene encoding ribonuclease Y, with product MPDPLVVGLVALVGGLVGFVVALLVRRSLALGSETAARANGDRLIAEARAKQKEILLEAKDEAITLAKTAETENRERRAELQRYETRLDKKDEQLDQKLAAVDQRERRLVEKELELEAEREKVGQLQTEQRAELSRVAGLSLDEARGLLLKRVEDEMRDITNRKVHDLEQEARDTADVRAREIITMALQRYAAEHTAEHTVTVVALPSDDMKGRIIGREGRNIRTLETLTGVDLIIDDTPEAVVVSGFDPIRREVAKRALERLLVDGRIHPARIEEMVAKAKSEIDQVMKEAAESAIYEVGLAGLHPDLVRLLGRLHFRTSYGQNVLRHSIEVAHVAGMLASETGYDPQTMKRAGLLHDIGKAIDHEVEGPHTIIGGELLKRYGFPQNVIDGVVGHHGDVEPVTMVGTLISAADAISAARPGARSEIVSNYLQRLQELESVANSFQGVEKSFAIQAGREIRVIVKPEQIDDLSTARLSRDIAQKIQESLQYPGQIKVTVIRETRAVEYAK from the coding sequence ATGCCCGACCCTCTCGTCGTGGGCCTCGTGGCCCTCGTCGGAGGCCTCGTCGGCTTCGTCGTTGCCCTCCTGGTCCGCCGTTCCCTCGCGCTCGGCAGCGAAACGGCCGCGCGCGCGAACGGGGACCGCCTCATCGCGGAGGCCCGCGCGAAGCAGAAGGAGATCCTCCTCGAGGCCAAGGACGAGGCCATCACGCTGGCCAAGACGGCCGAGACCGAGAACCGCGAACGCCGCGCGGAGCTGCAGCGCTACGAAACGCGGCTGGACAAGAAGGACGAGCAGCTCGACCAGAAGCTCGCCGCTGTGGACCAGCGGGAGCGCCGCCTGGTCGAGAAGGAGCTGGAGCTAGAAGCCGAGCGCGAGAAGGTCGGCCAGCTGCAGACCGAGCAGCGGGCCGAGCTGTCCCGGGTGGCGGGCCTGTCGCTGGACGAAGCGCGCGGTCTGCTGCTGAAGCGTGTCGAGGACGAGATGCGCGACATCACCAACCGCAAGGTGCACGACCTCGAGCAGGAAGCGCGTGACACGGCAGACGTTCGTGCCCGCGAGATCATCACGATGGCGCTACAGCGGTACGCCGCCGAGCACACGGCCGAGCACACCGTGACCGTCGTGGCCCTTCCGAGCGACGACATGAAGGGCCGGATCATCGGCCGTGAGGGCCGGAACATCCGCACCCTCGAGACCCTCACCGGCGTCGACCTGATCATCGACGACACGCCCGAGGCCGTCGTCGTCTCCGGCTTCGACCCGATCCGGCGTGAGGTCGCAAAGCGCGCCCTCGAGCGGCTCCTCGTCGACGGGCGCATCCACCCCGCGCGCATCGAGGAGATGGTCGCGAAGGCGAAGAGCGAGATCGACCAGGTCATGAAGGAGGCTGCTGAGTCCGCCATCTACGAGGTCGGTCTCGCGGGGCTACATCCGGACCTCGTCCGCCTGCTCGGCCGTCTCCATTTCCGCACGTCGTACGGACAGAACGTCCTGCGCCATTCGATCGAGGTCGCCCACGTCGCCGGAATGCTGGCGTCGGAGACGGGCTACGACCCGCAAACGATGAAGCGCGCGGGCCTATTGCACGACATCGGCAAGGCGATCGACCACGAGGTCGAAGGGCCGCATACGATCATCGGCGGCGAGCTGCTGAAGCGGTACGGGTTCCCGCAGAACGTGATCGACGGAGTCGTCGGTCATCACGGCGACGTCGAGCCCGTGACAATGGTCGGCACGCTGATCTCCGCGGCCGACGCGATCAGCGCCGCGCGACCCGGCGCACGCAGCGAGATCGTCTCGAACTACCTGCAGCGCCTGCAGGAGCTCGAGAGCGTCGCGAACAGCTTCCAGGGCGTCGAGAAGTCGTTCGCGATCCAGGCGGGTCGCGAGATCCGGGTCATCGTGAAGCCCGAACAGATCGACGATCTCTCGACGGCGCGCCTGTCCCGCGACATCGCCCAGAAGATCCAGGAGTCGCTCCAATACCCGGGTCAGATAAAAGTGACGGTGATCAGGGAGACGCGAGCGGTCGAGTACGCGAAGTAG
- a CDS encoding TIGR00282 family metallophosphoesterase, with protein sequence MKILFVGDVVGRPGRNAIAALLPKVRAERAIDLAIVNGENSAGGAGLTLDIARELNANGADVVTNGNHVWDQRQFLNDIELLPFAIRPINLAPGNPGRGFVVMKGVLVVNAIGRTFMAPADDPFRAIDDLLDQLGRDAPRVRVLDWHAEATSEKVAMGWHLDGRFSAVVGSHTHVPTADARVLPQGTAHVSDTGMVGPRDSVLGVDKDIIVARFRDGMPRRFEVAGGPVQFNSVVIDADESTGRARSIERLDLEHEA encoded by the coding sequence GTGAAGATCCTTTTCGTCGGCGACGTCGTCGGCAGGCCCGGACGGAACGCGATCGCGGCGCTCTTGCCGAAGGTCCGCGCGGAGCGCGCCATCGACCTCGCGATCGTCAATGGTGAGAACTCGGCGGGCGGGGCCGGTCTCACGTTGGACATCGCGCGTGAGCTCAATGCGAACGGCGCGGATGTGGTGACGAACGGCAACCATGTCTGGGACCAGCGACAGTTCCTCAACGACATCGAGCTTCTGCCGTTCGCGATCCGGCCGATCAACCTCGCGCCCGGCAATCCGGGACGCGGGTTCGTGGTAATGAAGGGCGTTCTCGTCGTGAACGCGATCGGCCGCACGTTCATGGCACCGGCCGACGACCCGTTCCGCGCGATCGACGACCTCCTCGATCAGCTGGGCCGCGACGCCCCACGCGTGCGCGTCCTTGACTGGCACGCCGAGGCGACCAGCGAGAAGGTCGCGATGGGCTGGCACCTCGATGGCCGGTTCTCAGCGGTCGTCGGTTCGCACACGCACGTGCCGACGGCGGACGCGCGGGTCCTCCCGCAGGGCACCGCGCACGTGTCGGATACCGGCATGGTCGGGCCGCGGGACTCGGTGCTCGGGGTGGACAAGGACATCATCGTCGCGCGTTTCCGCGACGGCATGCCGCGGCGATTCGAGGTCGCGGGCGGTCCGGTGCAGTTCAACAGCGTGGTCATCGACGCCGACGAGTCCACGGGTCGCGCTCGATCGATCGAGCGGCTCGACCTGGAGCACGAAGCCTGA